One Bacteroidetes Order II. bacterium genomic region harbors:
- a CDS encoding T9SS type A sorting domain-containing protein: MKTLTPFILMLCFGTTSLYAQFTTNWSLAHGSMPGLGQGSSSLDLYRGLAYGVVGGNERLYYVSRYTGNHIYILNANTGAAASPAELSLTGVAGGALVLNDVGVSEDGVIFACNVSANSDAASPFRCHRWDTESQLEATHYTFQTPAAARLGDKITVTGSVSGGNLAIWVASVTNNKAYKLTLPASGTVLSGTEYSTDATIGNQASVFPYGAGFVVNGNSTAPKYYETTSATVAGTLPAASIGGTVNNNALRIFSSGGKTFLATFAYSGTIGAAGAQYSIRVANLSNTFATGWSYGFFDIANPASSANGNGAGDVDVRINGDGTATIFAMATNNGIVSVNTTNSLATLSDREENPLPTAFYLSAPYPNPFNPSANVTFSVKQGQSVTLTLVNLLGQSVQALFTGSVPANALQTVRINAGNLPAGTYFVRLSGETFHTTRPLTLLK, translated from the coding sequence ATGAAAACATTGACACCATTTATTTTAATGTTATGCTTTGGAACAACTTCCCTTTATGCTCAGTTCACCACCAACTGGAGTTTGGCGCATGGTTCTATGCCCGGACTTGGCCAAGGAAGTTCCTCGTTGGATTTATACCGTGGCTTGGCCTATGGTGTGGTAGGTGGAAATGAACGTCTCTACTATGTTTCGCGTTATACGGGCAACCATATTTACATCTTAAATGCCAATACGGGTGCTGCGGCTTCTCCCGCCGAGTTGTCGTTGACAGGTGTAGCAGGCGGCGCTTTGGTGCTGAATGATGTTGGGGTAAGTGAAGATGGAGTAATCTTTGCCTGTAACGTGAGTGCAAACTCGGATGCGGCCTCGCCCTTTCGTTGCCACCGCTGGGATACAGAAAGCCAACTTGAAGCCACGCACTATACCTTCCAAACCCCAGCCGCTGCTCGGTTGGGCGACAAAATAACCGTTACCGGAAGTGTAAGTGGGGGCAACCTGGCCATTTGGGTGGCAAGTGTGACCAATAACAAGGCATATAAACTCACGCTTCCGGCTAGTGGGACTGTGTTAAGTGGAACAGAATACAGCACCGATGCCACCATCGGTAACCAGGCCTCCGTTTTCCCTTATGGCGCAGGATTTGTGGTGAATGGTAACAGCACCGCTCCTAAATATTATGAGACAACCAGTGCGACCGTCGCCGGAACCTTGCCGGCTGCTTCGATTGGTGGGACGGTAAACAACAATGCCCTGCGGATTTTTTCTTCGGGTGGGAAAACGTTTTTAGCCACCTTTGCTTATAGTGGAACGATTGGTGCTGCTGGGGCACAATATAGCATCCGTGTGGCCAATCTCAGCAATACCTTTGCTACGGGATGGAGCTATGGCTTTTTTGATATTGCCAATCCAGCCTCAAGTGCCAATGGGAATGGCGCTGGAGATGTGGATGTACGAATCAATGGCGATGGAACGGCCACTATTTTTGCCATGGCTACCAACAATGGCATCGTATCGGTGAATACCACCAATTCTTTGGCTACACTTTCCGATCGCGAGGAAAACCCACTACCTACCGCGTTCTACCTGAGTGCCCCGTATCCCAACCCCTTTAATCCAAGTGCAAACGTCACGTTTTCGGTAAAGCAAGGCCAATCCGTCACACTTACGCTGGTTAACCTCTTGGGACAGTCTGTTCAGGCCTTGTTTACCGGTTCGGTTCCGGCCAATGCCTTACAAACCGTGCGTATCAACGCTGGTAACCTACCCGCTGGAACGTACTTCGTCCGGCTTTCTGGCGAAACCTTCCATACCACCCGACCTCTTACCTTGCTTAAATAA
- a CDS encoding tetratricopeptide repeat protein translates to MKRFKLTSFICLIGFFYLFTSVNNLYAQDVQQAFKSSYTAENNKDYASAITSLRRVYSNTYEMNLRLGWLYYLDGKYQESISYYEKCIQQMPMSIEARLGYVQPAYALEKWNDMLNQYLAILQIDPNHSKANYQTGVAYYYRKDYPRAEKYLQKVLNMYPFDYYSLLMLGWTKFNLGKRNEAKVLFNKVLLYAPDDTSAKEGLSLIR, encoded by the coding sequence ATGAAACGCTTTAAACTTACTTCCTTTATCTGTTTAATCGGATTTTTTTACCTGTTCACATCCGTAAATAATCTTTATGCACAGGACGTTCAACAGGCTTTTAAGAGCAGTTATACCGCCGAGAATAACAAGGATTATGCATCGGCAATCACTTCGCTACGTCGGGTGTATAGCAATACATATGAAATGAACCTCCGTTTGGGCTGGCTTTATTATTTAGACGGTAAGTACCAAGAATCAATAAGCTATTATGAAAAATGTATCCAACAAATGCCGATGTCCATCGAGGCCCGGTTAGGGTACGTTCAGCCTGCATACGCACTTGAAAAATGGAATGACATGCTCAATCAATATTTGGCAATTCTCCAGATAGACCCCAATCATTCAAAAGCAAATTACCAAACAGGGGTGGCTTATTATTATCGTAAAGATTATCCTCGTGCGGAAAAATATCTTCAAAAAGTGCTCAATATGTATCCTTTTGATTATTACAGCTTGCTGATGTTGGGTTGGACAAAGTTTAACCTCGGTAAAAGAAACGAAGCCAAGGTATTGTTTAATAAAGTCTTGCTCTATGCACCTGATGATACTTCTGCCAAAGAAGGTCTGAGCCTGATTCGTTGA
- a CDS encoding tetratricopeptide repeat protein — MKSIRLCLYLLLLFTTWGNVKAQERSLSYPEILDQTDAAFQKAHWKEVVQICEKALAEGNDAFVIRQYLGIAYYRQKQYTQALPHFRKALAYFGSEPITQEYLYFTLLLLDRGLEANAVAREMEPEDQARLGLKPNRKWMFTYIEPGAKLSTLEGLKPMVLSTLGIGHRLGRTMEAYHAGAYIAQENNGFRYQQYQYYLLNQGLVVPNQTVETALHVVGMNGKSNTFGMEQKGLALYGGWRWAPTRWEITPQVTWTRLQTALQTSAGATVKDSSATTTQVGLSVGYWPRMGKGRIWLGWQNEVALHKYDTLLEENSQVFFLMKARIWAQIHPKLNLTTFYYAGRVPLASEDKGSLFLNSPDLTTKKWGLMAEFPVTPNVSLYGVYQLEAKEKSNTSYQNHAIITGIKIKP, encoded by the coding sequence ATGAAATCCATTCGTCTTTGCCTCTATTTGTTGTTACTGTTCACCACTTGGGGAAACGTAAAGGCACAAGAAAGGTCCTTGTCTTATCCGGAAATTTTGGATCAAACCGATGCCGCCTTTCAGAAAGCCCATTGGAAGGAGGTGGTACAAATTTGTGAAAAAGCCCTCGCGGAAGGCAATGATGCCTTTGTGATCCGGCAGTATTTGGGTATTGCGTATTATCGCCAAAAGCAATACACGCAAGCCTTGCCACACTTTCGCAAAGCTTTGGCATATTTTGGCTCCGAACCCATTACACAAGAATACCTCTACTTTACGCTATTGTTGCTGGATCGTGGTCTGGAGGCAAATGCAGTAGCGAGAGAGATGGAGCCAGAAGACCAAGCACGATTGGGACTGAAGCCTAACCGAAAGTGGATGTTCACTTATATAGAGCCGGGTGCAAAGTTAAGCACCCTTGAAGGACTTAAACCCATGGTATTGAGCACCCTTGGCATAGGCCATCGACTGGGTCGTACGATGGAGGCCTACCATGCAGGGGCGTACATCGCTCAGGAAAATAATGGATTTCGTTATCAACAGTACCAATATTATTTGCTGAATCAAGGACTCGTTGTGCCAAACCAAACCGTCGAAACAGCCCTGCATGTGGTTGGAATGAATGGCAAAAGCAACACCTTTGGCATGGAACAAAAGGGCCTCGCGTTATATGGAGGCTGGAGGTGGGCCCCCACTCGCTGGGAAATAACCCCGCAGGTAACTTGGACGCGCCTACAAACGGCACTCCAAACCAGTGCAGGGGCTACAGTTAAGGACTCCAGTGCAACGACCACACAGGTGGGCTTGTCCGTGGGGTATTGGCCGCGAATGGGGAAAGGGCGCATATGGCTGGGTTGGCAAAATGAAGTGGCATTGCATAAATATGATACCTTACTTGAGGAGAATAGCCAAGTCTTCTTTTTGATGAAAGCCCGGATCTGGGCCCAAATTCACCCGAAATTGAACCTTACTACCTTCTATTACGCTGGACGTGTTCCTTTGGCTTCTGAAGATAAGGGAAGTTTGTTCCTCAATTCACCGGATCTTACGACGAAAAAGTGGGGCTTAATGGCTGAATTCCCTGTAACCCCCAACGTTTCATTGTACGGCGTTTATCAGTTGGAAGCCAAAGAAAAATCCAACACGTCCTATCAAAACCATGCGATCATAACCGGAATTAAAATAAAACCATGA
- a CDS encoding urea transporter, translating to MPKTSQLLLKIWRLWPLWLESTLNSYGQLFFSQSRVLSVMVMVASFTNWEVGRWGLPAIWLTHALAWIAGFDKSLIRGGMLGLNSLLVVFGLALLFQVNFPFVLLLVAACMFTLVIGVALHYGLSHWGVPVLSLPFVLGIWMMEVASRQFALLEWSTGSIYTLNELYKWGGSGLVQAYEAFLGVQLPSLMEGYLRSLAAILFQNNWFAGLLIALGLLVASRILFSLSIMGFLLGYGSQWMLGMDLTTLNYGTLGFNYVLTTLALGGYFFIPNVHSYGLAMAVIPLVMTLNAGLSEFAKMFQVPIYSLPFALATGFMMYVIKFSNRTDVLAPVLLQLRSPEENLYAYHNQKQRFKGFVWQQIYLPFFGTWRVSQGHNGGITHREHWQYAWDFDQTDAEGRTFEYPGMHRENYYCYNLPALAPANGVVVAVQDHIPENEIGQINLGQNWGNTVVIQHAEGLYSKLSHLKAGTVCVKTGDIVQTGQRLGVVGNSGRSPEPHLHFQLQATPYIGAATLRYPIAAYLTHSTEGVALRQYGYPEEGEQISAVQSHAGLAAAFAFLPGQTVSFQREDKEGEVTHWQVETDAWNKTCFHEVASGTRAYFVNDGTVFYFTHYEGDRKSDLFAFYMGCHKVLLAFYRGVSVFDELPLHQIWQTPRRWISDFWSPFHVTGKAAFTAINEAPEEVPQDITVRSSVELFIGSHKKQQYAFKTQIVQGHITAFSGQFGNVNLTLRRISPAL from the coding sequence ATGCCCAAAACATCCCAATTGTTGCTGAAAATCTGGCGGTTGTGGCCCTTGTGGTTAGAGAGTACCCTGAACAGCTATGGCCAACTGTTTTTCTCCCAAAGCCGTGTACTTTCGGTTATGGTGATGGTGGCCTCTTTCACCAATTGGGAAGTGGGGCGTTGGGGGCTTCCGGCCATTTGGCTCACACATGCTCTGGCGTGGATCGCCGGATTCGATAAATCGCTTATCCGTGGCGGCATGTTGGGGCTTAATAGCCTGTTGGTCGTTTTTGGGTTGGCCCTTTTATTTCAGGTAAATTTCCCTTTTGTCCTTTTGTTGGTAGCGGCTTGTATGTTTACGCTCGTAATAGGGGTTGCGCTACATTACGGCCTCTCGCATTGGGGAGTTCCGGTACTCAGCCTGCCTTTTGTGTTGGGTATTTGGATGATGGAAGTGGCCTCGCGGCAATTTGCTTTGCTGGAGTGGAGTACCGGTTCTATCTATACCCTCAATGAACTTTATAAATGGGGTGGAAGTGGATTGGTTCAGGCTTATGAAGCCTTTTTAGGGGTGCAATTACCCAGTTTAATGGAAGGTTATTTGCGTTCGTTGGCTGCCATTTTGTTCCAGAACAATTGGTTTGCCGGGCTTTTGATTGCACTGGGATTGTTGGTTGCTTCGCGTATTTTGTTTTCGCTTTCCATTATGGGTTTTTTGCTGGGCTATGGTTCGCAATGGATGTTGGGTATGGACCTCACAACCTTAAATTACGGCACATTAGGGTTTAATTACGTCCTGACAACCTTGGCGCTGGGGGGGTACTTTTTTATTCCTAATGTACATAGCTATGGCCTCGCTATGGCCGTTATTCCGTTGGTTATGACGTTGAATGCGGGACTATCTGAGTTCGCGAAGATGTTTCAGGTGCCTATATATTCGTTGCCTTTTGCACTGGCAACTGGCTTTATGATGTACGTCATTAAGTTCTCTAATCGTACCGATGTATTGGCACCCGTTTTGTTACAATTGCGTTCGCCAGAAGAAAATTTATATGCGTATCACAATCAAAAACAAAGGTTTAAAGGATTTGTTTGGCAGCAAATTTATTTACCCTTTTTTGGAACATGGCGTGTATCGCAAGGGCATAATGGCGGAATTACACATCGGGAACATTGGCAATACGCTTGGGATTTCGATCAGACGGATGCCGAAGGGAGAACGTTTGAGTATCCCGGCATGCATCGAGAAAATTATTATTGTTATAACCTTCCGGCTTTGGCACCCGCAAATGGGGTTGTTGTGGCTGTACAAGACCACATTCCCGAAAATGAAATCGGACAGATCAATCTTGGGCAAAATTGGGGCAATACAGTGGTTATCCAACATGCAGAGGGCCTTTATTCCAAATTGAGCCACTTGAAAGCGGGGACGGTTTGTGTAAAAACTGGCGATATTGTACAAACCGGACAACGTCTCGGTGTAGTAGGGAATTCTGGACGTTCGCCAGAGCCTCATTTGCATTTTCAGCTACAGGCCACGCCTTATATTGGTGCTGCTACCCTTCGGTATCCCATCGCAGCCTATTTAACCCATTCAACAGAAGGGGTAGCACTAAGGCAATATGGCTATCCCGAAGAAGGAGAACAGATATCGGCTGTCCAATCCCATGCAGGTTTAGCTGCCGCTTTTGCTTTTCTCCCTGGTCAAACGGTTTCTTTCCAACGAGAAGACAAGGAGGGCGAAGTAACCCATTGGCAAGTGGAAACAGATGCTTGGAATAAGACCTGCTTCCATGAAGTTGCTTCGGGTACACGAGCCTATTTTGTGAATGATGGAACCGTTTTTTATTTTACCCATTATGAAGGCGACCGAAAAAGTGACTTATTTGCCTTTTATATGGGGTGTCATAAGGTGTTATTGGCATTTTATCGGGGGGTTTCTGTTTTTGATGAGTTACCACTCCACCAAATCTGGCAAACTCCAAGGCGCTGGATTTCTGACTTCTGGTCTCCTTTTCATGTAACGGGGAAAGCTGCATTTACGGCCATCAATGAAGCGCCCGAAGAAGTACCTCAGGATATCACCGTCCGTTCATCGGTCGAGTTATTTATTGGAAGCCATAAAAAACAACAATATGCCTTTAAAACCCAAATTGTACAAGGGCATATCACGGCGTTTTCGGGGCAATTTGGAAACGTAAACCTTACCTTAAGGCGTATTTCTCCCGCATTATAA
- a CDS encoding alanine racemase codes for MSKLRYERPIIRMLNSTITQKFGASPGFKPFTHIDGMAVKELIADYGSPLFVISERTLRQTYKAAYRAFSTRYPKVQFAWSYKTNYLNAVCQVFHQEGSWAEVVSRFEFEKALRNGVPGNKIIFNGPEKTEDDLRTAVQHGALIHIDHFDELNMLSMVAVELGIKPKVAIRVNMDTGVYPTWDRFGFNYESGQAMEAVQKIMTGGILELLGLHCHIGTFMLSTDAYRIAAEKLSKLALHIAEHFGHSLSYLDLGGGFATKNTLRGAYLNGTDAAPSFHDYAEAITDVLLNAGFQAGQLPTLILETGRALVDDAGYLLGSVIANKRLSDGRRATILDFGVNILFTAFWYEHTISTAQACGQYGEDAVLYGPLCMNIDVIREHIKLPPLNRGDQVVVHRVGAYNMTQWMQFITLRPNVVLLDMDGKPHIIRAAETLDDLVMNESTPEHLMELVH; via the coding sequence ATGTCTAAACTAAGATATGAACGTCCGATAATCCGGATGCTCAACAGTACCATCACCCAAAAGTTTGGGGCTTCTCCAGGGTTCAAGCCTTTTACCCATATAGATGGCATGGCCGTCAAAGAGTTAATCGCCGATTATGGCTCTCCGTTATTTGTGATTTCCGAGCGGACCCTGCGCCAAACCTATAAAGCGGCCTACCGTGCATTTTCCACCCGTTATCCCAAAGTGCAATTTGCGTGGTCGTATAAAACCAATTACCTGAATGCGGTTTGTCAGGTTTTCCATCAAGAAGGTTCTTGGGCGGAGGTGGTTTCTCGGTTCGAGTTTGAAAAAGCCTTGCGAAATGGTGTTCCGGGCAATAAAATTATCTTCAATGGTCCGGAAAAAACCGAAGATGATCTGAGAACGGCGGTTCAGCATGGTGCTTTAATTCATATAGACCACTTTGATGAACTGAATATGTTGTCTATGGTGGCCGTTGAACTGGGCATCAAGCCAAAAGTGGCGATTCGTGTCAATATGGATACGGGTGTGTACCCCACCTGGGATCGTTTTGGGTTCAACTATGAATCTGGACAGGCAATGGAAGCCGTTCAGAAAATTATGACAGGCGGCATTTTGGAGTTGCTGGGTTTACATTGTCATATTGGCACCTTTATGCTTTCGACAGATGCTTACCGAATAGCAGCGGAAAAATTATCCAAACTGGCGCTTCATATCGCCGAACACTTTGGGCACTCGCTCTCGTATCTGGATCTGGGTGGGGGGTTTGCCACCAAAAATACCTTGCGTGGGGCCTATTTGAATGGGACAGATGCGGCGCCTTCTTTTCACGACTATGCCGAGGCCATTACAGATGTCTTGCTGAATGCTGGATTTCAGGCAGGGCAATTACCCACCTTAATCTTGGAAACGGGAAGGGCACTGGTGGATGATGCAGGATATCTTTTGGGATCGGTTATTGCCAATAAACGGCTCTCGGATGGTCGCCGCGCCACCATATTAGACTTTGGTGTCAACATCCTTTTTACCGCTTTTTGGTACGAACATACCATTTCGACAGCGCAAGCCTGCGGCCAATATGGAGAAGATGCCGTATTATATGGCCCTTTGTGTATGAACATTGATGTGATCCGCGAGCATATTAAACTCCCACCCCTCAACCGAGGAGATCAGGTGGTGGTACATCGGGTTGGTGCCTATAACATGACACAATGGATGCAGTTTATCACACTGCGCCCGAATGTGGTGCTATTGGATATGGATGGGAAACCACACATTATCCGTGCCGCCGAGACCTTAGACGACCTCGTCATGAACGAATCTACTCCTGAACACCTGATGGAATTGGTCCATTAA
- a CDS encoding ATP-grasp domain-containing protein, translating to MSKPLYTIAVTGLNAIDSPGPGISVIRALRESTYFDVRIVGLAYEALDPGIYMNEWVDVVYQIPYPSNGHQVLLDRLLVIHEQEQMDMIIPTLDAEITGFIKLKSFLSDMGIKTFLPTLAQFEERFKHQLNQFGEAHGILVPYSETVYSIPEFVKTLRTFEYPVVVKGKYYEAYTAHSEAEAIQYYYKLAAKWGTPVVVQAHITGQELNVTALGDGKGVLIGAVAMRKTYITQAGKAWAGISIRDNVLLKMAERVMHKTKWAGGMELELIKEEKTGKVYLIEINPRFPAWVYLSAACGQNHPEALVRLAFGEEVPPMVGYEVGKMFIRYAFDMICELRDFATFSTQGTLEHRPKLQAFYW from the coding sequence ATGAGCAAGCCCCTTTATACCATCGCTGTTACAGGTCTCAATGCCATAGACAGTCCAGGGCCGGGTATTTCCGTTATTCGGGCACTTCGTGAAAGTACTTATTTTGATGTACGGATTGTGGGATTGGCGTATGAAGCCTTAGATCCTGGGATATACATGAACGAATGGGTGGATGTAGTCTATCAGATTCCTTATCCCTCTAATGGCCATCAGGTGTTGTTAGACCGTCTTTTGGTGATACACGAGCAAGAGCAAATGGATATGATTATCCCAACATTGGATGCCGAAATTACTGGATTTATTAAACTTAAATCTTTTCTTTCGGATATGGGGATAAAAACGTTTTTACCAACGTTGGCGCAATTTGAGGAGCGGTTCAAGCATCAGCTGAACCAATTTGGCGAAGCGCACGGGATTCTGGTTCCATACTCCGAAACAGTTTATTCAATTCCGGAATTCGTAAAAACCCTTCGGACGTTTGAATATCCTGTGGTTGTAAAGGGCAAATACTACGAAGCCTATACCGCCCACTCGGAGGCCGAGGCCATTCAGTACTATTACAAACTGGCTGCCAAATGGGGGACTCCAGTGGTCGTGCAAGCGCACATTACGGGTCAGGAGCTAAATGTGACGGCTTTGGGAGATGGAAAAGGGGTGCTGATTGGGGCGGTAGCCATGCGCAAGACCTACATCACTCAGGCGGGAAAAGCTTGGGCCGGAATCTCTATCCGTGATAACGTCCTATTAAAGATGGCCGAGCGGGTTATGCACAAGACAAAATGGGCAGGGGGCATGGAGTTGGAACTGATCAAAGAAGAAAAAACGGGTAAGGTGTACCTGATCGAGATCAATCCCCGCTTTCCTGCCTGGGTATATCTTTCTGCTGCTTGCGGACAAAACCACCCCGAGGCCTTGGTTCGGCTGGCGTTTGGTGAAGAAGTGCCGCCAATGGTGGGTTATGAAGTCGGAAAAATGTTTATCCGCTACGCCTTTGATATGATCTGTGAACTTCGTGACTTTGCGACATTCTCTACACAAGGGACGCTGGAACATCGTCCAAAACTTCAGGCGTTTTACTGGTAA